A DNA window from Arachis duranensis cultivar V14167 chromosome 3, aradu.V14167.gnm2.J7QH, whole genome shotgun sequence contains the following coding sequences:
- the LOC107480093 gene encoding defensin Ec-AMP-D2, which produces MERARFGLILCLVLLIASQEMVVQSEGRKCDSQSHHFKGKCFSDTNCASVCHGEGFTGGECRGFRQRCFCTRNC; this is translated from the exons ATGGAGAGGGCACGATTTGGGCTTATCCTTTGTTTGGTTCTTCTCATCGCTTCTC AGGAGATGGTGGTGCAAAGCGAGGGAAGAAAGTGTGATTCACAGAGCCATCATTTTAAAGGGAAATGCTTTAGCGACACAAACTGCGCATCCGTTTGCCATGGTGAGGGCTTCACAGGTGGCGAATGCCGTGGCTTCCGTCAACGCTGCTTTTGCACTAGAAATTGTTGA
- the LOC107480148 gene encoding patellin-3, whose amino-acid sequence MMAEEAPKNQEAVVVTHVPPPEAEEEKKQPVTLGTHLSKLPESGTFKEESTKLSDLPETHNKALQELKSLVQEALNNHQFSVPNQPKQQHKPEEAVTAEKESETKEEEKASEPATKTDNEDEVGEEVKETAVVEVEEKVVAAPSIDDDGAKTVEAIEETVVAVSVSTTESPHPPAQKVCQEAKEDVPLPPEEVSIWGIPLLADERSDVILLKFLRARDFKVKDAFAMMKNTIRWRKEFGIDELMEENLDCDELEKVVFMHGFDKEGHPVCYNIFGEFENKELYKKTFSDEEKRQRFLRWRIQFLEKSIRKLDFNPGAISTIVQVNDLKNSPGLAKWELRQATKEALQLLQDNYPEFVAKQVFINVPWWYLAVNRMISPFLTQRTKSKFVFAGPSKSADTLLRYISAEQLPVKYGGLSKEGEFGNSDAVTEITVKPATKHTVEFPVTEKCLLSWELRVIGWEVSYGAEFVPSSEGSYTVIIQKARKVSSSEEPVLCNSFKVGEAGNVVLTIDNPTSKKKKLLYRLKTKTSPSD is encoded by the exons ATGATGGCCGAGGAAGCTCCAAAGAACCAAGAGGCGGTGGTGGTTACACATGTTCCGCCGCCTGAGGCCGAGGAAGAGAAGAAGCAGCCCGTGACTTTGGGCACTCACCTCTCCAAGCTTCCGGAATCCGGAACCTTCAAGGAAGAAAGCACCAAGCTTTCTGATCTCCCTGAGACCCACAACAAGGCGCTACAAGAACTCAAGAGCCTCGTTCAGGAAGCTCTTAATAACCACCAATTCTCTGTCCCTAACCAACCCAAGCAACAACACAAGCCTGAAGAAGCTGTAACTGCTGAGAAAGAAAGTGAAacgaaagaggaagaaaaagctTCTGAACCTGCCACGAAAACAGACAACGAGGACGAGGTGGGAGAAGAAGTGAAAGAAACCGCAGTGGTTGAGGTTGAAGAAAAGGTGGTGGCTGCTCCATCCATTGATGATGATGGTGCAAAAACTGTTGAGGCTATTGAAGAGACCGTTGTTGCTGTCTCTGTTTCAACAACAGAAAGTCCACATCCACCGGCACAGAAAGTTTGCCAAGAAGCCAAGGAGGACGTGCCATTGCCACCGGAAGAGGTATCCATTTGGGGGATACCACTTCTTGCAGACGAAAGAAGCGACGTCATCCTCTTGAAGTTCCTGCGCGCCAGAGACTTCAAAGTGAAAGACGCTTTCGCCATGATGAAGAATACAATCCGGTGGAGGAAAGAGTTCGGAATCGATGAGCTAATGGAGGAGAATTTAGATTGTGATGAACTGGAGAAGGTGGTGTTCATGCATGGATTCGACAAAGAAGGACACCCTGTTTGTTACAACATATTCGGCGAGTTCGAGAACAAGGAGCTGTATAAGAAGACATTCTCTGATGAGGAGAAGAGGCAGAGGTTCCTGAGATGGAGGATTCAGTTCTTGGAGAAGAGTATTAGGAAACTGGACTTCAATCCTGGCGCCATTTCCACCATTGTTCAGGTCAATGATCTCAAGAACTCGCCTGGTCTTGCCAAGTGGGAGCTTAGACAAGCTACCAAAGAAGCCCTTCAGCTACTTCAGGACAATTACCCTGAATTTGTGGCCAAACAG GTGTTCATCAATGTGCCATGGTGGTACCTTGCTGTGAATAGAATGATAAGCCCTTTCCTTACCCAGAGAACCAAGAGCAAGTTTGTGTTTGCAGGGCCTTCAAAATCAGCAGACACCCTTTTGAG ATACATAAGTGCAGAGCAACTTCCGGTGAAGTATGGTGGACTAAGCAAAGAAGGGGAGTTCGGAAACTCCGATGCTGTTACGGAAATCACAGTGAAGCCAGCAACGAAACATACGGTGGAATTTCCTGTTACTGAG AAATGTTTGCTTTCTTGGGAGCTGAGAGTTATAGGGTGGGAAGTAAGCTATGGTGCTGAATTTGTTCCAAGCTCGGAAGGTAGCTACACAGTGATTATTCAGAAGGCTAGAAAGGTTTCTTCATCAGAAGAACCAGTGCTTTGCAACAGTTTCAAGGTTGGTGAGGCTGGAAATGTTGTCCTCACCATTGATAATCCAACCTctaagaagaagaagctccTCTATCGCTTGAAGACCAAGACTTCCCCTTCTGATTGA
- the LOC107480094 gene encoding uncharacterized protein C6G9.01c yields MTKKKKNGCKVTCNQELKEDDNVVHEQEEEEKPSQKKAGSEIDEIFAGKKRKKSDDEKTNNNKKKMKKKKKKTKEQDDNDDGGFLDKPSRSRKKTSDGLTIYTEDELGLNKADAGGTPLCPFDCSCCF; encoded by the coding sequence atgacgaagaagaagaagaacggtTGTAAAGTGACCTGTAATCAGGAGCTGAAAGAGGATGATAATGTTGTGCACgagcaagaagaagaggagaagccATCTCAGAAGAAGGCAGGTAGTGAAATTGATGAAATATTCGCtgggaaaaagagaaagaaatctgatgatgagaaaacaaataataacaagaagaagatgaagaaaaagaagaagaagaccaaagagcaagatgataatgatgatggtgGCTTTCTAGACAAACCTTCCCGATCAAGAAAGAAAACCAGTGATGGGCTCACAATCTACACTGAAGATGAGTTGGGCCTCAATAAGGCAGATGCTGGAGGTACTCCGCTCTGTCCATTTGATTGTTCTTGCTGCTTTTGA